The Candidatus Zixiibacteriota bacterium genome segment GCATTCAAGACTTGCTCGCGGAAGTTGGCTGCCCTGGACAGGCGACTCACGGTTTGCACCACTCGTTGCCGCGGATTGGTCAGTTCACCAAGAGCAATTTCCTCTATCGGAACCAGCGACGACGCCTTGGCAAGGGCTTCAAACGTCGATTTCTGTTTACCGTACTTATGCAGCGACGGCGCGTGGTAGATATAGGTCATGAACTGATCGGGCCTGATACCGACCGCAATCTCGTTGTTGTCTTTGCGATGAAACGCCAGACCGTCCTGCAGGGCCTTATGCAAACTGGTAATGGAAATCTGTACCGACGGGGAGCCGGTAGTAAACGTCTGATGTCGCCCGAGGTCGAATCCTGCAAACATCTTCAGACTCGGCTCAAAACCCAATAGGGCCGTATACCCGAAGGGATTGATCTGAAGCGGTGAGGAAACCGACGTCATTTGAATGCGATACTCGTCTTTCAGCTGAGGCCTTCCACCTGGCGTCAGAGTCCACGCATAGACCCACAAAGAGGACGAACCAGTTGCTCCATTCACCGCAAATTTGCGTGGATGTGTCCGCGTGTTTGACACGAGCATAGCTGATTCACCGGATTCTTCAATCGCACTCAGGATCGCGTCGATAAGGTCGCTTGGTGATAGTGCCGGCATAGAGTGTTACTTCCTCTTAGTCTCTTTCGCGGCAGTCAGTACCTTCTTTGATCTTCTGTTCGCCGGTCGTTTCTTACCGCCATCTTCGGCGAGCGGCTCGTCACCATTCTTGTTCCAAAAGCCTGAGGGGTGGAATGCCTTGTAATAGGTCGGCTCACCTGATTTCCGCGAAGCAACCGGAAACAGGTTTTGCTCGCCGTTGAATCGACCAAGCGCACCCTTGAGGTACTCTTCAATGAGGTCTACGCATATCCACTTGCGTTTCATGCGCTCGGCAACTTCTCCGGTGACGCAGCTTCCGGCGAACGGGTCGACCACCAGATCATTTTCATTGGTCAACATCCTGATAAAGTACTCCGGAAGCTCGCCAGGGAATCT includes the following:
- a CDS encoding HNH endonuclease signature motif containing protein, translating into MTSVSSPLQINPFGYTALLGFEPSLKMFAGFDLGRHQTFTTGSPSVQISITSLHKALQDGLAFHRKDNNEIAVGIRPDQFMTYIYHAPSLHKYGKQKSTFEALAKASSLVPIEEIALGELTNPRQRVVQTVSRLSRAANFREQVLNAYGHRCAVTRCQLRLVEAAHILPAAVEGSIDHVVNGISLSPTYHKAFDSGLIYLDSEFSMRINPRKLDDLAKLKLDGGIDQFRSFLGKIHLPADRHQWPDVRMVGRANRYRGIEG